One genomic segment of Streptomyces sp. TLI_146 includes these proteins:
- a CDS encoding transcriptional regulator, producing the protein MAARPLVARQPNERLQALIQEAGCSNAGLARRVNMVGAERGLDLRYDKTSVARWLRGQQPRGRAPGIIAEALGRKLGRTVTIDEIGMANGKNLASGVGLQFSPTVLGAIEQVCELWRSDVGRRDFLTGSTVAASALVEPSRDWLITGADAQVARNAGQRVGVADVDAVRAMTDALVELDHRFGSGHVRPVVVHYLNSVVSGLLAGSYRETVGRQLFAAVARLTELAGYMAVDTGQPGLAQRYYIQALRLAQAAGDRGYGGYVLAASMSHLAAQLGNPREIAQLARAAQEGSRGRVTPRAEAMFFAAEARGHALLGDARTCQTVAGRALAAMEAASADSGDDPSWIAHFDHGYLADELAHCHRDLGQPEAAARRAEESLAAHPETRARRRAIGLILLATAQVQQREVELACATGTRAVELLSTLRTNRGADYLDDLQQRLEPYADEPSVREFGARLEVQAA; encoded by the coding sequence ATGGCAGCCAGGCCTCTAGTCGCCCGCCAGCCCAATGAACGGCTGCAGGCGCTCATCCAGGAAGCCGGGTGCTCCAACGCGGGTCTCGCCCGGCGCGTCAACATGGTCGGCGCCGAACGCGGGCTCGACCTTCGGTACGACAAGACATCGGTGGCGCGCTGGCTCCGCGGCCAGCAGCCCAGGGGACGGGCGCCGGGCATCATCGCGGAGGCGCTGGGGCGCAAGCTCGGGCGCACCGTGACGATCGACGAGATCGGCATGGCGAACGGCAAGAACCTGGCGTCGGGGGTGGGGCTCCAGTTCTCGCCCACCGTCCTCGGCGCGATCGAGCAGGTCTGCGAGCTGTGGCGCAGCGACGTGGGCCGCCGCGACTTCCTGACCGGCTCCACGGTGGCCGCCTCGGCGCTGGTCGAGCCGAGCCGCGACTGGCTGATCACCGGGGCGGACGCGCAGGTCGCGCGGAACGCCGGGCAGCGGGTCGGGGTCGCGGACGTCGACGCCGTGCGGGCGATGACGGACGCGCTGGTGGAGCTCGACCACCGGTTCGGGTCGGGGCATGTGCGGCCCGTCGTCGTGCACTACCTCAACAGCGTGGTGTCCGGGCTGCTGGCGGGCTCGTACCGGGAGACGGTCGGGCGCCAGCTGTTCGCGGCGGTGGCGCGGCTGACGGAACTGGCGGGCTACATGGCCGTCGACACCGGCCAGCCGGGCCTGGCCCAGCGCTACTACATCCAGGCGCTGCGGCTCGCCCAGGCGGCGGGGGACCGGGGGTACGGGGGGTATGTGCTGGCCGCCTCCATGAGTCACCTCGCGGCGCAGCTGGGCAACCCGCGCGAGATCGCGCAGCTGGCGCGCGCGGCGCAGGAGGGCTCGCGGGGGCGGGTCACGCCGCGCGCCGAGGCGATGTTCTTCGCGGCGGAGGCGCGGGGGCACGCGCTGCTGGGGGACGCGCGTACGTGCCAGACGGTGGCCGGGCGCGCCCTCGCGGCGATGGAGGCGGCGTCGGCGGACTCCGGTGACGACCCGTCCTGGATCGCGCACTTCGACCACGGGTATCTGGCGGACGAACTCGCCCACTGCCACCGGGACCTGGGGCAGCCCGAGGCCGCGGCCCGCCGGGCCGAGGAGTCCCTGGCGGCCCACCCCGAGACGCGGGCGCGGCGCCGGGCGATCGGGCTGATCCTGCTGGCCACGGCGCAGGTGCAGCAGCGGGAGGTGGAGCTGGCGTGCGCCACCGGTACGCGGGCGGTGGAGCTGCTGTCCACGCTGCGTACGAATCGCGGCGCGGACTATCTCGACGACCTCCAGCAGCGCCTGGAGCCGTACGCGGACGAGCCGTCGGTACGCGAGTTCGGAGCCCGCCTGGAGGTCCAGGCGGCCTGA
- a CDS encoding bifunctional DNA primase/polymerase encodes MPGVEFCVEETITGTEAAQIPKQRGDQLLDSAVRYAEERHWDVFPGTWLEAAEGVEHCSCGDAACPSPGAHPSRPDWATQATGSAVAARRLWSKQPKASILLPTGRTFDAIDVPESAGFLALARMERMELTLGPVTCTPDRRMLFFVLPGAGAKVPDLVRKLGWTAASIDLITRGEGDYVAAPPTRIGGHGAVQWARRPTPANRWLPDAEELISPLAYACGREAAAARARRS; translated from the coding sequence ATGCCGGGAGTTGAGTTCTGCGTGGAAGAGACCATCACAGGCACGGAAGCCGCACAGATTCCCAAGCAGCGCGGCGACCAGCTCCTCGACAGCGCGGTGCGGTACGCGGAAGAGCGGCACTGGGACGTGTTCCCCGGCACCTGGCTGGAGGCGGCCGAGGGCGTGGAGCACTGCTCGTGCGGCGACGCCGCCTGCCCGTCGCCGGGGGCGCACCCGTCCCGGCCGGACTGGGCGACCCAGGCCACGGGGAGCGCGGTAGCGGCCCGCCGTCTGTGGTCGAAACAGCCGAAGGCCTCGATCCTGCTGCCCACCGGCCGCACGTTCGACGCGATCGACGTCCCGGAGTCGGCCGGCTTCCTGGCGCTCGCCCGGATGGAGCGCATGGAGCTCACACTCGGCCCGGTCACCTGCACCCCGGACCGCCGGATGCTGTTCTTCGTGCTGCCCGGCGCCGGCGCGAAGGTCCCCGACCTGGTGCGCAAGCTGGGCTGGACGGCCGCCTCGATCGACCTGATCACCCGGGGCGAGGGGGATTACGTGGCGGCGCCGCCCACCCGCATCGGCGGCCACGGCGCGGTGCAGTGGGCCCGCCGCCCCACCCCCGCCAACCGCTGGCTGCCCGACGCCGAGGAGCTCATCAGCCCGCTCGCGTACGCCTGCGGACGCGAGGCCGCCGCCGCCCGGGCGCGCCGCTCGTAG
- a CDS encoding ABC transporter ATP-binding protein: MPDQTFDGGTDPTEPEATGPATAGGVRELPPAVRVSDLWKRFGDQIAVAGIDLELPAGKFIGLVGPNGAGKTTTLSMVTGLLRPDRGTVEVGGHDVWRDPVAVKSRIGVLPEGLRLFERLTGRELLGYTGRLRGLPGAEVDKRATQLLDVLDLAGSQHKLVVDYSTGMRKKIGLAAALLHNPEVLFLDEPFEGVDPVSAATIRRVLERYTTSGATVVFSSHVMELVESLCDWVAVMAAGRIRAQGTLAEVRGSASSLQNAFLELVGAHGRDTGDTLDWLGGGAAR; this comes from the coding sequence ATGCCGGACCAGACATTCGACGGCGGTACCGACCCGACTGAACCGGAGGCCACCGGTCCGGCCACCGCGGGCGGAGTGCGGGAGCTGCCGCCCGCCGTCCGGGTCAGCGATCTGTGGAAGCGCTTCGGCGACCAGATCGCCGTCGCCGGGATCGATCTGGAGCTCCCGGCGGGCAAGTTCATCGGCCTGGTCGGGCCGAACGGGGCGGGCAAGACCACCACCCTGTCGATGGTGACCGGCCTGCTCCGCCCCGACCGCGGCACCGTCGAGGTCGGCGGGCACGACGTGTGGCGCGACCCGGTCGCCGTGAAGTCCCGGATCGGCGTGCTGCCCGAGGGGCTGCGGCTCTTCGAGCGCCTGACGGGGCGCGAACTGCTCGGCTACACCGGCCGGCTGCGCGGGCTGCCCGGCGCCGAGGTCGACAAGCGGGCCACCCAGCTCCTGGACGTGCTGGACCTGGCGGGCTCCCAGCACAAGCTCGTCGTGGACTACTCGACCGGTATGCGCAAGAAGATCGGGCTGGCGGCGGCGCTGCTGCACAACCCCGAAGTGCTGTTCCTTGACGAGCCGTTCGAGGGCGTCGACCCGGTCTCCGCCGCCACCATCCGGCGCGTCCTGGAGCGCTACACGACCTCCGGCGCGACCGTCGTCTTCTCCAGCCACGTCATGGAGCTCGTCGAGTCGCTGTGCGACTGGGTCGCGGTGATGGCCGCCGGGCGCATCCGCGCGCAGGGCACGCTCGCCGAGGTCCGGGGCAGCGCGAGCTCCCTCCAGAACGCCTTCCTCGAACTCGTCGGCGCCCACGGGCGCGACACCGGCGACACCCTCGACTGGCTCGGCGGCGGTGCGGCCCGATGA
- a CDS encoding transporter has product MSTTAPKAPATPGAPSLTPLFVRLKLSLLRNGLLQSGGRRAAYITSAVLALLFAALQLLGLLALRGDAHAATVAVLATGVLALAWAVMPLFFPSGDETLDATRLVMLPLRPRSLVVALLAASLVGIGPLFTLCLVLGSALAVAHSAASAAVAVVAVPLTILVCVALARTVATANTRLLTSRKGRDLAVLSGLVIAIGFQFVNFGLQKLGDSGGLSALDPAGDVVRWLPPAAAIGAVDATSEGAYGRAALQLLLTAVALAALLYAWQRSLVRLMTSPDGSTLRPADTARKQADRPGLAGLLPEGRTGTVMLRTLRYAWRDPKTKAAWITSLAIGLIVPVVNALQGNGTVYFASFGAFMLGAQMYNQFGQDTSAFWMVVQTISTPRDAFLELRARAYAIALVTAPYTVLVAVVTASLVGNWAALPQALGLSLGLLGAMLATGAVASAVFAYSVPQDSRKNVGPGQGGIASLAIFGGMLTSGLLSAPLIALTIWLHVSDRHGALWLVLPVGAGYGVLVAYAGLRVAAPRTARRLPEILTAVSRG; this is encoded by the coding sequence ATGAGCACCACCGCCCCGAAGGCCCCCGCGACGCCGGGCGCCCCCTCCCTGACCCCGCTCTTCGTACGGCTGAAGCTGTCGCTGCTCAGGAACGGGCTGCTCCAGTCCGGCGGGCGCAGGGCCGCCTACATCACCTCGGCCGTCCTCGCCCTGCTCTTCGCCGCCCTTCAGCTGCTCGGCCTGCTGGCGCTGCGCGGCGACGCCCACGCGGCCACCGTGGCCGTTCTGGCCACCGGCGTGCTCGCGCTCGCCTGGGCGGTGATGCCGCTGTTCTTCCCGAGCGGCGACGAGACCCTGGACGCGACCCGGCTGGTGATGCTGCCGCTGCGGCCGCGCTCGCTGGTCGTGGCGCTGCTGGCAGCCTCCCTGGTCGGCATCGGGCCCCTCTTCACGCTCTGCCTGGTGCTCGGCTCGGCGCTGGCGGTGGCCCACAGCGCGGCGTCGGCCGCTGTCGCGGTGGTCGCCGTACCGCTGACGATCCTGGTGTGCGTGGCGCTCGCGCGGACCGTGGCGACCGCCAACACCCGGCTGCTGACCTCCCGCAAGGGCCGCGACCTCGCCGTGCTCAGCGGTCTGGTGATCGCCATCGGCTTCCAGTTCGTCAACTTCGGGCTGCAGAAGCTCGGCGACTCGGGCGGCCTGTCCGCGCTCGACCCGGCCGGGGACGTGGTCCGCTGGCTGCCGCCCGCCGCCGCGATCGGCGCCGTGGACGCGACGAGCGAGGGCGCGTACGGGCGGGCGGCGCTGCAACTCCTGCTCACCGCCGTGGCCCTTGCGGCCCTGCTTTACGCCTGGCAGCGCTCGCTGGTACGGCTGATGACCAGCCCGGACGGCTCGACGCTGCGGCCCGCCGACACCGCCCGCAAGCAGGCGGACCGGCCGGGCCTCGCCGGGCTGCTGCCCGAGGGCCGCACCGGCACCGTCATGCTGCGCACCCTGCGGTACGCCTGGCGCGACCCCAAGACCAAGGCGGCGTGGATCACTTCGCTCGCCATCGGTCTGATCGTCCCGGTCGTCAACGCCCTCCAGGGCAACGGCACGGTGTACTTCGCCTCGTTCGGCGCGTTCATGCTGGGCGCCCAGATGTACAACCAGTTCGGGCAGGACACCTCGGCGTTCTGGATGGTCGTCCAGACGATCTCCACGCCCCGGGACGCCTTCCTGGAGCTGCGCGCCCGCGCGTACGCGATCGCGCTGGTGACGGCCCCGTACACCGTCCTGGTCGCGGTGGTCACGGCCTCGCTGGTCGGCAACTGGGCGGCGCTTCCCCAGGCGTTGGGGCTCTCGCTCGGGCTGCTCGGCGCGATGCTGGCGACGGGCGCGGTCGCCTCGGCGGTGTTCGCGTACTCGGTCCCGCAGGACAGCCGCAAGAACGTGGGGCCGGGCCAGGGCGGTATCGCGTCCCTGGCGATCTTCGGCGGGATGCTCACCAGCGGGCTGCTCAGCGCGCCGCTGATCGCCCTGACGATCTGGCTGCACGTCTCGGACCGGCATGGCGCGCTGTGGCTGGTGCTGCCGGTGGGGGCGGGGTACGGGGTGCTCGTCGCGTACGCGGGGCTACGCGTGGCCGCGCCGCGCACGGCCCGGCGACTGCCGGAGATCTTGACGGCGGTCAGCCGGGGGTAG
- a CDS encoding polysaccharide deacetylase family protein: MTAGFAASVLLFCVGCATGAQVSNAPRAAPVRHVHEGDENPPEDGRTRALPYSPLCRTTKCIALTFDDGPGPYTAQLLDILGREGVRATFFLVGDKPVHTYPDLVRRIAAQGHAIGNHTWTHPVLTGLPEAEILRQLTLTQSALQQLTGVRPTLMRPPKGLTDARVTGAAKALGLAQILWNVTATDYHNTTTELVRKLVLERARPGGVVLLHDVLKWTVPAVPGIITGLRAAGYTLVTVPQLYENMQPGEQYPVWATPAPTPTPTPTPTPTPTPAAAKPGHG, encoded by the coding sequence GTGACCGCAGGTTTCGCCGCCTCGGTCCTGCTGTTCTGCGTCGGCTGCGCCACCGGCGCGCAGGTCTCGAACGCCCCCCGGGCCGCCCCCGTACGCCACGTGCACGAGGGCGACGAGAACCCCCCGGAGGACGGCCGCACGCGCGCCCTGCCGTACTCGCCCCTCTGCCGCACCACCAAGTGCATCGCGCTCACCTTCGACGACGGGCCGGGCCCGTACACCGCGCAACTGCTCGACATACTCGGCCGGGAAGGCGTGCGGGCGACGTTCTTCCTGGTCGGCGACAAGCCCGTGCACACCTATCCCGACCTCGTACGCCGGATCGCCGCGCAGGGCCACGCCATCGGCAACCACACCTGGACCCACCCGGTCCTGACCGGGCTGCCCGAGGCGGAGATACTGCGCCAGCTCACCCTCACCCAGTCGGCGCTCCAGCAGCTCACGGGCGTCAGGCCGACGCTGATGCGGCCGCCCAAGGGCCTCACGGACGCCCGGGTGACGGGCGCGGCCAAGGCGCTCGGGCTCGCCCAGATCCTGTGGAACGTGACCGCGACCGACTACCACAACACGACCACCGAGCTCGTACGCAAGCTGGTCCTGGAGCGGGCTCGGCCGGGCGGTGTGGTCCTGCTGCACGACGTCCTGAAGTGGACCGTGCCCGCCGTGCCCGGCATCATCACCGGGCTGCGCGCCGCGGGCTACACGCTGGTGACGGTCCCCCAGCTGTACGAGAACATGCAGCCGGGCGAGCAGTACCCGGTGTGGGCGACACCGGCGCCGACCCCGACTCCCACCCCGACTCCCACTCCCACCCCGACTCCGGCCGCCGCGAAGCCGGGGCACGGCTGA
- a CDS encoding alpha/beta fold hydrolase, which produces MVRRSDVTGSDGVRLAAWEFADPPKDRREAGPAPGVLLLHGLMGRAAHWAPTARWLAEQHRAVALDQRGHGRSDKPADGPFTREAYVADAEAAIEQLGLAPVTLVGHSMGALTAWQVAAHRPDLVRALVICDMRASALGAASQREWEDWFKSWPVPFATLADVRKWFGEDDPWVERPSPARGEFFAEVMAERADGWRPVFSRRQMLRARETWVYEAHWEELAQVRCPALVVRGLDGELGRAEAQEMVRVLPRGQYAEVADAGHLVHHDQPEGFRAAVEPFLRETAEHPVPSSP; this is translated from the coding sequence ATGGTGCGACGCAGCGACGTGACGGGATCCGATGGCGTACGCCTCGCTGCCTGGGAGTTCGCGGACCCGCCCAAGGACCGCCGGGAGGCCGGTCCGGCGCCCGGGGTGTTACTGCTCCACGGACTGATGGGCCGCGCCGCGCACTGGGCGCCCACCGCCCGCTGGCTCGCCGAGCAGCACCGCGCGGTCGCCCTGGACCAGCGCGGCCACGGCCGCAGCGACAAGCCCGCCGATGGCCCCTTCACGCGCGAGGCCTATGTGGCGGACGCGGAGGCGGCGATCGAGCAGCTGGGCCTCGCCCCGGTCACCCTCGTCGGCCACTCCATGGGCGCCCTCACCGCCTGGCAGGTCGCCGCCCACCGCCCCGACCTCGTCCGCGCCCTGGTGATCTGCGACATGCGCGCCTCGGCGCTCGGCGCGGCCTCCCAGCGCGAGTGGGAGGACTGGTTCAAGTCCTGGCCGGTGCCGTTCGCGACGCTCGCGGACGTACGGAAGTGGTTCGGCGAGGACGACCCCTGGGTGGAGCGCCCCAGCCCCGCGCGCGGCGAGTTCTTCGCCGAGGTGATGGCCGAGCGCGCCGACGGCTGGCGGCCGGTCTTCTCCCGCCGGCAGATGCTCAGGGCCCGCGAGACGTGGGTGTACGAGGCGCACTGGGAGGAACTGGCCCAGGTCCGCTGCCCGGCGCTGGTGGTCCGCGGCCTCGACGGCGAGCTCGGCCGCGCCGAGGCCCAGGAGATGGTCCGGGTGCTGCCCCGCGGGCAGTACGCGGAGGTGGCCGACGCCGGCCATCTCGTCCACCACGACCAGCCGGAGGGCTTCCGGGCCGCGGTCGAACCGTTCCTGCGGGAGACGGCCGAGCACCCGGTGCCGTCGTCCCCCTGA
- a CDS encoding metal-dependent transcriptional regulator, producing the protein MSGLIDTTEMYLRTILELEEEGVVPMRARIAERLDQSGPTVSQTVARMERDGLVQVAGDRHLELTDEGRRLATRVMRKHRLAECLLVDVIGLEWEQVHAEACRWEHVMSEAVERRVLELLRHPTESPYGNPIPGLEELGEKAEADAFLEDGIISLNELETTDDGMTVVVRRIGEPIQTDAQLMYTLRRAGVQPGAVVSVTRSPGGVLVGSSGEAAELGADVASHVFVAKR; encoded by the coding sequence ATGTCCGGACTGATCGACACGACGGAGATGTATCTCCGCACCATCCTCGAACTTGAGGAAGAGGGTGTGGTCCCCATGCGCGCCCGGATCGCGGAGCGACTCGACCAGAGCGGGCCGACCGTGAGCCAGACGGTCGCGCGCATGGAGCGCGACGGCCTGGTCCAGGTCGCCGGCGACCGGCACCTGGAGCTCACCGACGAGGGCCGCCGCCTGGCCACCCGCGTCATGCGCAAGCACCGGCTCGCCGAGTGCCTGCTCGTCGACGTGATCGGCCTGGAGTGGGAGCAGGTGCACGCGGAGGCGTGCCGCTGGGAGCACGTGATGAGCGAGGCGGTCGAGCGGCGCGTGCTGGAGCTGCTGCGCCACCCGACGGAGTCGCCGTACGGGAACCCGATCCCGGGCCTGGAGGAGCTGGGCGAGAAGGCCGAGGCCGACGCCTTCCTGGAGGACGGCATCATCAGCCTCAACGAGCTGGAGACGACGGACGACGGCATGACGGTCGTCGTGCGCCGCATCGGCGAGCCGATCCAGACGGACGCCCAGCTGATGTACACGCTGCGTCGCGCGGGCGTGCAGCCCGGCGCGGTCGTCAGCGTGACGCGGTCCCCGGGCGGCGTCCTGGTCGGCAGCAGCGGCGAGGCCGCCGAGCTCGGCGCGGACGTGGCCTCGCACGTCTTCGTCGCCAAGCGGTAG
- a CDS encoding SIS domain-containing protein, which translates to MSESKLAGQFFDAAIGLLQRVRDEEAGNVAAAGTAIADTVAAGGRLFAFGAGHSSLAAQDVVYRAGGLALMNLLAVPGTVGVDVTPATLGSALERVDGLAGAVLDSSPAKPGDVLVIVSLSGRNSLPVEMAMNARALGLKVIGVTSLAYTSGTKSRHVSGTFLRDHCDIVLDSKIAIGDAELTHPAIEAPFAPASTVVTSALMQAMMAAAAESLAERGIEPPLLRSGNVDGGHEWNGRVLEEYGERIFFRR; encoded by the coding sequence ATGAGCGAGAGCAAATTGGCCGGTCAGTTCTTCGACGCCGCCATCGGGCTGCTCCAGCGGGTACGGGACGAGGAGGCCGGGAACGTCGCCGCCGCCGGGACCGCGATCGCGGACACCGTCGCCGCGGGCGGCCGCCTCTTCGCCTTCGGCGCCGGGCACTCCTCGCTGGCCGCGCAGGACGTCGTCTACCGGGCGGGGGGCCTCGCCCTGATGAACCTCCTCGCCGTCCCCGGCACGGTCGGGGTCGACGTGACGCCCGCGACGCTGGGCTCGGCCCTGGAGCGCGTGGACGGCCTGGCGGGCGCGGTCCTGGACTCCAGCCCCGCCAAGCCCGGCGACGTCCTCGTGATCGTCTCCCTGTCCGGCCGCAACTCGCTGCCGGTCGAGATGGCGATGAACGCACGCGCCCTGGGTCTGAAGGTCATCGGCGTCACGTCGCTCGCGTACACCTCGGGCACGAAGTCGCGGCATGTCTCCGGCACGTTTCTGCGCGACCACTGCGACATCGTCCTCGACAGCAAGATCGCGATCGGCGACGCGGAGCTGACGCATCCGGCGATCGAGGCGCCGTTCGCCCCCGCGTCGACGGTCGTCACGAGCGCGCTCATGCAGGCGATGATGGCGGCGGCCGCGGAGTCCCTGGCGGAACGGGGCATCGAGCCGCCGCTGCTGCGGTCGGGGAACGTGGATGGGGGCCATGAGTGGAACGGGCGGGTGCTGGAGGAGTACGGGGAGCGGATCTTTTTCCGGCGGTAG
- a CDS encoding PAS domain-containing protein, translating to MSASRSETTNALGPDEPDRGHDEGPDGPPVPEPEHGGDLLAALLDGMDAALCAFDAGGAVTHWNREAERILGWSAEEAVGRQGFAGWAVRAADAGEVEGRLMAAMDAPGRQVHEFALLKKDGGRVLVRTQSAGVRGADGKPAGVYCAFSEVHAQIDLERSIALSEALFEDGSWGVVLVDVDLRPTVVNAYAARALGTGRVTLLGRPLGELITQGVQELEGALHHVLAEGAPASPAELWGTLRTAEGERRRCWRSGFLRLASPLAEEPVPLGVAWLFQDVTDAKLAEQEADRLRFRWNQLYRAARTAAECEDPSEAALAYLDFALAGFAEHALVDVAVGERLVRTAASPASAPGPVAPVAGGGIPVRYAPGHPALQAVDRVGSVRASGGAEGWAAERQWPADARHALCTVLRSRGRTVGVLTFLRGPGRPAFERPDAEFAESVAVRVAASLDLASSVG from the coding sequence ATGAGTGCTTCCCGGAGTGAGACCACCAACGCCCTCGGTCCCGACGAGCCGGACCGGGGACACGACGAGGGCCCGGACGGTCCGCCGGTGCCCGAGCCCGAGCACGGCGGCGATCTGCTCGCCGCGCTGCTCGACGGGATGGACGCCGCGCTCTGCGCGTTCGACGCGGGCGGCGCGGTCACGCACTGGAACCGCGAGGCCGAGCGGATCCTCGGCTGGAGCGCCGAGGAGGCCGTCGGCCGCCAGGGCTTCGCCGGATGGGCGGTCCGGGCCGCCGACGCGGGCGAGGTCGAGGGCCGGCTGATGGCCGCGATGGACGCGCCGGGCCGCCAGGTGCACGAGTTCGCGCTGCTGAAGAAGGACGGCGGGCGCGTTCTCGTACGGACGCAGTCGGCCGGGGTCCGGGGCGCGGACGGCAAACCGGCGGGCGTGTACTGCGCGTTCAGCGAGGTGCACGCGCAGATCGACCTGGAGCGGTCGATCGCGCTGAGCGAGGCGCTGTTCGAGGACGGGTCGTGGGGCGTGGTGCTCGTCGATGTGGACCTGCGTCCCACGGTCGTCAACGCGTACGCGGCGCGGGCGCTCGGGACCGGGCGGGTCACGCTGCTCGGGCGGCCGCTCGGCGAGCTGATCACGCAGGGCGTCCAGGAGCTGGAGGGCGCGCTGCACCACGTGCTCGCGGAGGGCGCGCCCGCCTCGCCCGCCGAGCTGTGGGGGACGCTGCGCACCGCCGAGGGCGAGCGGCGGCGCTGCTGGCGCAGCGGCTTCCTGCGGCTGGCCTCGCCGCTGGCGGAGGAGCCGGTGCCGCTGGGCGTCGCCTGGCTGTTCCAGGACGTGACCGACGCGAAGCTGGCCGAGCAGGAGGCGGACCGGCTGCGGTTCCGCTGGAACCAGCTGTACCGGGCGGCGCGTACGGCGGCGGAGTGCGAGGACCCGTCGGAGGCGGCGCTGGCGTACCTCGACTTCGCGCTCGCCGGGTTCGCGGAGCACGCTCTGGTGGACGTGGCGGTGGGCGAGCGCCTGGTGCGTACGGCGGCGTCGCCGGCGAGCGCGCCGGGGCCGGTCGCGCCGGTGGCGGGCGGGGGCATCCCGGTCCGTTACGCGCCGGGCCACCCCGCGCTCCAGGCCGTCGACCGGGTCGGGTCGGTGCGGGCCAGCGGGGGTGCGGAGGGCTGGGCGGCGGAGCGGCAGTGGCCCGCGGACGCGCGGCACGCGCTGTGCACGGTCCTGCGCAGCCGGGGCCGTACGGTCGGCGTCCTCACGTTCCTGCGCGGCCCCGGCCGCCCGGCCTTCGAACGCCCGGACGCGGAGTTCGCGGAGAGCGTGGCGGTACGGGTGGCGGCGTCCCTGGACTTGGCGTCGTCGGTGGGGTGA
- a CDS encoding GNAT family N-acetyltransferase — MGVTMFDNSGAEKVFSGARVDLEPLRVGHAEEMAEVLGDSALHRFIGGAPDTAEALRARYARMTAGSPDPAVQWLNWVIRLRAEHRSVGTVQATVQGGTAEIAWVVGTPWQGRGIAVEAARVLVAGLGAYGVRSVVAHIHPDHTASAAVARAAGLAPTDERQDGEVRWRGELDG, encoded by the coding sequence ATGGGCGTCACTATGTTCGACAACAGCGGGGCGGAAAAGGTCTTTTCGGGGGCGCGGGTCGATCTGGAGCCCCTGCGGGTCGGCCACGCCGAGGAGATGGCGGAGGTGCTCGGCGATTCCGCGCTGCACCGGTTCATCGGCGGCGCCCCGGACACCGCCGAGGCCCTGCGCGCGCGGTACGCGCGGATGACGGCCGGGTCGCCCGACCCCGCCGTCCAGTGGCTCAACTGGGTCATCCGGCTGCGCGCAGAGCACCGGTCGGTGGGTACGGTCCAGGCCACTGTGCAAGGTGGTACGGCGGAGATCGCCTGGGTCGTGGGGACGCCCTGGCAGGGGCGGGGGATCGCCGTGGAGGCCGCGCGGGTGCTCGTCGCCGGGCTCGGCGCGTACGGAGTGCGGAGCGTCGTGGCGCACATCCACCCCGATCACACCGCGTCCGCCGCCGTCGCGCGCGCCGCCGGGCTCGCCCCGACCGACGAGCGGCAGGACGGCGAGGTGCGCTGGCGCGGGGAGCTCGACGGGTGA
- a CDS encoding VOC family protein: MTSLVRHTTFDCTDAYTLATFWAAVLDGKVSDEDSPGDPEALVTAGSSALLFVSVPDAKTVKNRVHLDLQPQDRTRDEEVDRLLALGATLVGDHRLPDGRGWVTLADVEGNEFCVERSAGERAE; this comes from the coding sequence ATGACCTCACTTGTACGTCATACGACGTTCGACTGCACCGACGCCTACACGCTGGCCACCTTCTGGGCTGCGGTACTCGACGGCAAAGTCTCCGACGAGGACTCCCCCGGCGACCCGGAGGCCCTGGTGACCGCCGGGAGCAGCGCGCTCCTGTTCGTGTCGGTTCCCGACGCCAAGACGGTGAAGAACCGCGTCCACCTCGACCTCCAGCCGCAGGACCGCACCCGCGACGAGGAGGTGGACCGGCTGCTGGCCCTCGGCGCCACACTCGTCGGCGACCACCGGCTGCCCGACGGCAGGGGCTGGGTCACGCTCGCGGACGTGGAGGGCAACGAGTTCTGCGTCGAGCGGTCGGCCGGGGAGCGCGCCGAATAA